One window from the genome of Deltaproteobacteria bacterium encodes:
- the hpnH gene encoding adenosyl-hopene transferase HpnH has translation MSIPLIQKARIGAYIFRQRIRGNSRFPLVLMLEPLFRCNLRCKGCGKIDYSEDVLNKMMTPEECVAAAEECGAPVVSVAGGEPLLHPQIAEIARQLVARKKFVYLCTNALLVEKRIHEFEPSPYLTFNIHVDGLRERHDERVSLEGVFDRAMAAIRLLVSKGFRVTTNTTFFNGDTAEGAEKLFDLLTSLRVEAMTIASAFSYEKASDQENFFTRHEAIALFQSIFKSGDGKGWRFNHSSLYLDFLAGNQEYACIPWGNPTRNIFGWQKPCYLLNDGYEPTFRDLLENTDWSKYGVGRDPRCTHCMLHCGFEPTAVIDSARHPIKAMKVHWRGVNGKGPVTPGQDRIGGNG, from the coding sequence ATGAGCATACCGTTGATTCAAAAGGCGCGCATCGGCGCCTACATTTTCAGGCAGAGAATAAGGGGGAACAGCCGGTTTCCCCTCGTCCTCATGTTGGAACCTCTGTTCCGCTGTAATCTTCGATGCAAGGGATGCGGCAAGATCGACTATTCGGAAGACGTTCTCAACAAGATGATGACCCCTGAAGAATGTGTGGCCGCGGCTGAGGAGTGCGGCGCCCCGGTGGTCTCGGTTGCGGGCGGGGAACCGCTCCTCCATCCCCAAATTGCCGAGATTGCCCGGCAACTGGTGGCCCGAAAGAAATTTGTGTACCTTTGCACCAATGCGCTTCTGGTAGAAAAGCGGATTCATGAATTTGAGCCGTCCCCATATCTGACTTTTAATATCCACGTGGACGGCCTGCGTGAACGACACGATGAACGGGTCTCTCTTGAAGGGGTGTTTGACCGGGCAATGGCCGCCATCCGTCTCCTGGTCTCCAAAGGCTTTCGTGTCACCACCAACACCACCTTTTTTAACGGGGACACCGCAGAAGGGGCAGAGAAGCTCTTTGATCTGTTGACCTCCCTCAGGGTGGAGGCCATGACCATCGCCTCCGCCTTCAGCTACGAGAAGGCATCGGACCAGGAAAATTTTTTCACGCGGCATGAGGCCATTGCGCTGTTCCAGTCGATTTTCAAATCAGGCGACGGAAAAGGCTGGAGATTCAACCACAGCAGCCTCTATCTCGATTTCCTGGCTGGCAATCAGGAATACGCCTGCATCCCCTGGGGCAACCCCACCCGCAATATATTCGGCTGGCAGAAGCCCTGCTATCTATTGAATGACGGATATGAACCCACCTTTCGCGACCTGCTCGAGAACACGGATTGGTCCAAATACGGTGTGGGAAGGGACCCCCGGTGTACCCACTGCATGCTCCACTGCGGCTTCGAGCCCACCGCTGTCATCGACTCGGCACGGCATCCGATCAAGGCCATGAAGGTCCACTGGCGGGGCGTGAACGGAAAAGGCCCTGTCACACCCGGGCAAGATAGGATCGGAGGAAATGGATAG
- a CDS encoding NAD-dependent epimerase/dehydratase family protein, whose protein sequence is MEDANRASADRGQVILVTGGAGFVGSAVVRRLVGSGHRVRALIRSTSDSRNLRCLPIDTITGDLTDRHSLKQALRGCDVLFHVAADYRLWVPEPKRMYENNVRGTEKIMEEALKAGVRKIIYTSSVATLRLSGNGAPADETSAASLKHMIGHYKRSKFMAEAAVLRLIETRGLPAVVVNPSTPVGPGDIKPTPTGRFIADAVAGRMPAYVNTGLNIVHVDDVARGHLLALEHGRIGERYILGGHNMTLKEILMEIAAIAGCTPPRVCIPHKLILSVALLSEVWARCASGREPRVSLDGARMARKQMFFSSEKAEQELAYTPRPAREALTDAVHWFLQNGYGNKQRKP, encoded by the coding sequence ATGGAGGATGCAAACAGAGCTTCCGCGGACAGAGGGCAAGTGATTTTGGTTACCGGAGGTGCAGGGTTTGTAGGTTCGGCCGTTGTTCGCCGGCTCGTCGGATCCGGTCACCGGGTAAGGGCCCTCATTCGTTCAACCAGCGATTCACGGAACTTGAGATGCCTTCCCATTGACACGATCACAGGCGATCTTACGGACCGGCATTCCCTGAAACAGGCACTAAGAGGGTGTGACGTCCTCTTCCACGTGGCGGCGGATTACCGCCTCTGGGTCCCTGAACCCAAAAGGATGTATGAAAACAATGTCCGGGGGACGGAAAAGATCATGGAAGAGGCCCTCAAGGCAGGCGTCCGAAAAATCATCTATACCAGCAGCGTGGCCACCCTGAGACTCAGTGGTAACGGGGCCCCCGCAGATGAGACTTCTGCCGCCTCGCTGAAGCATATGATCGGGCACTACAAGCGCTCGAAATTCATGGCCGAGGCTGCGGTACTCCGGCTTATTGAGACGCGGGGCCTCCCCGCAGTGGTGGTAAATCCTTCCACTCCTGTAGGACCGGGAGACATTAAGCCAACGCCCACCGGCCGATTTATCGCGGATGCCGTGGCCGGCCGGATGCCGGCATATGTCAACACCGGACTTAATATCGTTCATGTGGACGATGTGGCAAGAGGACATCTCCTGGCCCTGGAACATGGCAGGATCGGAGAACGCTACATCCTCGGCGGGCACAATATGACCTTAAAAGAGATCCTCATGGAAATCGCCGCTATCGCGGGATGCACGCCGCCCCGCGTCTGCATCCCCCACAAGCTCATCCTGAGTGTGGCCCTCTTGTCTGAAGTTTGGGCGCGCTGCGCCTCCGGAAGGGAGCCACGGGTAAGCCTTGATGGGGCCAGAATGGCCAGAAAACAGATGTTCTTTTCATCTGAAAAGGCCGAGCAAGAGCTGGCGTATACACCCCGTCCGGCAAGGGAAGCCTTGACCGATGCAGTGCACTGGTTCCTGCAGAACGGTTACGGCAACAAACAGAGGAAACCATAG
- a CDS encoding phosphate/phosphite/phosphonate ABC transporter substrate-binding protein: protein MKTIKVVWVIFLVAIAALFWRGSALSADALDFVVIQPGQPGSAEDAQPVMDALAAYIHQKEGLDRPVKGRYYNELDPALDFLHNRPPAWGIVSLGFYSEAADTFQMTAIAATRPGGHAKDIWRLVVSKEKSGGWKTLKGKVLGNMLFERDAAACLLFDIPADRLPFTLEGTFQPLRSLRKVARGDADGAVLDRTQYEAVKALPLAKDITVVHTSRELPASPVVWFGDPDARARDLAAILLGMKEDGDAQTLLKLLQTDGFGPADPDLPQYRLDRKGAACFQ, encoded by the coding sequence ATGAAGACTATCAAAGTGGTATGGGTGATCTTTTTGGTCGCGATAGCCGCTCTTTTTTGGCGGGGATCTGCGCTCTCCGCGGATGCGCTCGATTTCGTCGTGATCCAGCCGGGGCAACCCGGTTCCGCTGAAGACGCCCAGCCCGTCATGGATGCACTGGCAGCCTATATCCATCAAAAAGAAGGTTTGGACCGCCCAGTGAAAGGGAGGTATTATAACGAGCTTGATCCGGCCCTGGATTTTTTGCATAATAGGCCCCCTGCTTGGGGAATTGTCAGCCTCGGTTTTTATTCGGAAGCGGCCGATACCTTTCAAATGACCGCCATCGCGGCCACCCGTCCCGGAGGACATGCCAAAGACATATGGCGGCTGGTGGTTTCCAAAGAGAAATCCGGCGGCTGGAAGACACTGAAGGGGAAGGTCCTGGGAAATATGCTCTTTGAAAGGGACGCGGCGGCCTGTCTCCTGTTCGACATACCGGCTGATCGGCTGCCGTTCACCCTAGAGGGCACGTTTCAACCCCTTCGGTCTCTGAGAAAGGTAGCCAGGGGAGACGCAGACGGCGCGGTACTGGACCGAACCCAGTATGAGGCAGTCAAGGCACTGCCATTGGCAAAGGACATCACGGTAGTACATACCTCCAGGGAACTCCCTGCCAGCCCCGTGGTCTGGTTCGGGGATCCTGATGCCAGGGCCCGGGATCTGGCTGCCATACTCCTGGGCATGAAAGAGGATGGGGATGCGCAAACATTGCTCAAGCTCCTTCAGACGGACGGTTTCGGACCCGCAGACCCGGATCTGCCGCAATACAGGCTGGACCGGAAAGGGGCTGCCTGCTTTCAATAG
- the ftsY gene encoding signal recognition particle-docking protein FtsY, translating to MKRDVTLAFFHRKKEKEAERGEVDQGPGFFGRLRQGLSKTRDSFTGRLDRLFLGKKEITEDLLDDLEELLFTSDIGVAATQELIASIQEKVARKALRDTDKLKTALRDQMLAFLDVGEAVAHPLPNPGEPLVIMVVGVNGVGKTTTIGKVAHGFRSEGKEVLLVAADTFRAAAVEQLTIWGDRVGAAVIKQGPGADPSAVAFDGLTAAMARKVDVVLVDTAGRLHTKINLMEELQKIRRVIGRKLPGAPHEVWLVLDATTGQNAISQAQIFNQTLGVTGIVLTKLDGTAKGGIVVGISHELGIPIRFIGIGEKIDDLREFNAAEFVKAIFD from the coding sequence ATAAAAAGGGATGTGACGTTGGCATTTTTTCACCGGAAAAAGGAAAAGGAAGCGGAACGCGGGGAGGTGGATCAGGGTCCGGGTTTTTTCGGGCGACTTCGCCAGGGATTATCAAAAACCAGGGACTCGTTCACAGGGAGACTGGACAGACTCTTTTTGGGGAAAAAAGAGATCACCGAGGATCTCTTGGATGACCTGGAGGAACTCCTCTTCACCTCGGATATCGGAGTGGCTGCCACCCAGGAACTGATCGCTTCCATCCAGGAAAAGGTGGCCAGGAAAGCGCTCAGAGACACAGACAAATTGAAGACAGCCCTCAGGGATCAGATGCTGGCATTTCTGGACGTCGGTGAGGCAGTGGCGCACCCGCTTCCCAATCCGGGAGAGCCGCTGGTTATAATGGTTGTGGGCGTCAACGGGGTAGGTAAAACCACCACCATCGGGAAGGTCGCCCATGGATTCAGATCAGAGGGGAAAGAGGTCCTCCTGGTGGCTGCCGACACTTTCCGGGCAGCTGCCGTGGAGCAGCTCACTATCTGGGGCGATCGGGTAGGGGCCGCTGTTATCAAACAGGGCCCGGGGGCCGATCCTTCGGCCGTCGCCTTCGACGGTCTGACCGCGGCAATGGCCAGGAAGGTGGATGTCGTTCTGGTGGACACGGCCGGCCGGCTTCATACCAAGATCAATCTCATGGAAGAACTCCAAAAGATCCGTCGGGTGATCGGTCGGAAGCTCCCGGGCGCCCCCCACGAGGTTTGGTTGGTTTTGGATGCCACCACAGGGCAGAACGCGATTTCACAGGCCCAGATATTCAATCAGACCCTGGGGGTGACCGGCATCGTACTCACCAAACTGGACGGCACGGCCAAGGGCGGTATCGTGGTGGGTATTTCCCATGAACTGGGCATACCCATCCGATTCATCGGGATCGGTGAGAAGATCGACGATCTCAGGGAGTTTAACGCGGCCGAGTTTGTGAAGGCGATCTTTGATTAA
- a CDS encoding B12-binding domain-containing radical SAM protein, whose product MHYEGNCIRPPSEAYSILLQVTAGCSHNKCTFCGTYKDKRFRIKDDQTILGDILFASKYMKRQDRVFLMDGDALIIPQKRLMWILARIKEYLPWVRRVGAYANAKSIKMKTLEELKALKENGLGILYLGVETGDEALLKKIRKGTSAQNLIDMGRKVREAGIKLSVTVLLGIAGRERSLEHARATGDLLTRMDPNYVGALTVMLIPGTPLHDEYRNGTFELLSEQELLLELREMIAHTQLSRGLFFSNHASNYLPIKARLPKGKQEALDQIDSALRGEIGLRPEWMRAL is encoded by the coding sequence ATGCACTATGAAGGGAATTGCATCCGTCCGCCCAGCGAGGCCTACAGCATCCTGCTCCAGGTAACGGCGGGCTGTTCCCATAATAAGTGCACCTTCTGCGGCACGTATAAGGACAAGCGGTTCCGGATCAAGGATGATCAGACGATTCTGGGAGACATCCTGTTCGCCTCCAAATACATGAAGCGGCAGGATCGGGTATTCCTCATGGACGGAGATGCCCTCATTATCCCGCAGAAACGATTGATGTGGATACTGGCACGGATCAAAGAGTACCTTCCCTGGGTGAGGAGGGTGGGGGCCTATGCCAATGCCAAGAGCATCAAGATGAAGACCCTGGAGGAATTGAAAGCGCTGAAAGAAAACGGCCTGGGCATCCTTTACCTGGGCGTGGAAACCGGGGATGAGGCCCTCCTCAAAAAGATCCGGAAGGGAACCAGCGCGCAGAACCTCATTGACATGGGGAGGAAGGTTCGGGAGGCCGGGATCAAGCTCTCGGTGACGGTATTATTGGGGATTGCCGGTCGAGAACGATCCCTTGAACACGCCAGGGCCACCGGCGATCTCCTGACCCGGATGGATCCCAATTATGTGGGGGCGCTCACCGTGATGTTGATACCGGGGACTCCCCTTCACGATGAATACCGGAACGGGACGTTTGAGCTTCTGTCCGAACAGGAACTGCTGCTGGAATTACGGGAGATGATCGCCCACACCCAGCTCAGCCGGGGGCTTTTCTTTTCCAACCATGCTTCCAATTATCTCCCTATCAAGGCCCGTCTGCCCAAGGGGAAACAGGAGGCCCTGGATCAGATAGACAGCGCATTGAGGGGGGAGATAGGTCTCCGGCCGGAATGGATGAGGGCACTTTAA